Proteins from one Ahaetulla prasina isolate Xishuangbanna chromosome 2, ASM2864084v1, whole genome shotgun sequence genomic window:
- the SKP2 gene encoding S-phase kinase-associated protein 2 isoform X3: MHRRHLQEIPDLGSNITTSVPWTWHPSKTSDLLAGMGVSALKLDSENTPQDLLMCVGPPTKRQKVRESKFLVIHQPRLLQEIVAGTGISWDTLPDELLLGIFSYLNLIDLLKVSQVCQRWHRLSLDESLWQSLDLAGKNLLPGMIGQLLPLGVITFRCPRSCIGAPLFKTSRALCVQHLDLSNCTINVIDLVSILGRCQSLQNLSLEGLVLSSDIVRSIAQNPNLVRLNLSGCSGFSADTVEVLLKSCPRLKELNLGWCDFTAEHLKIVVSHVPSKLLQLNLSGYRQNLLMPDVKTLLERCSGLIHLDLSDSVMLKPECFACFHQLKHLEHLSLSRCYQIPPSALLELGEIATLKTLQVFGIVTANSLQLLKATLPNIKINTSYFSPIARPTIGCKKNQEIWGIQCRLNLRNLAGV; the protein is encoded by the exons GAGACATCTTCAGGAAATTCCAGATTTGGGGAGCAACATCACTACAAGTGTCCCATGGACCTGGCATCCCAGCAAGACTTCAGATCTCCTCGCAGGCATGGGAGTGTCTGCTCTTAAACTGGACAGTGAGAACACTCCCCAGGATCTGTTGATGTGTGTGGGTCCACCCACCAAGCGGCAGAAAGTAAGGGAAAGCAAATTTCTGGTTATCCACCAGCCTAGACTGCTTCAAGAGATAGTAGCAG GTACTGGTATTTCTTGGGATACTTTGCCAGATGAGCTGCTGTTAGGAATCTTTTCCTATCTAAACTTGATCGATTTGCTGAAAGTTTCCCAGGTTTGTCAGAGATGGCATCGCCTTTC gcttgATGAGTCACTCTGGCAAAGTCTTGATCTTGCAGGTAAAAATCTTTTGCCAGGAATGATTGGCCAATTGTTGCCCTTGGGAGTGATCACCTTCCGCTGTCCAAGGTCCTGCATTGGAGCACCTTTGTTTAAAACAAGCAG GGCTCTTTGTGTGCAACATCTGGATTTATCAAATTGTACAATAAATGTTATAGATCTAGTGAGTATCCTTGGCAGATGCCAGAGTCTGCAGAATCTCAGCTTAGAAGGTCTCGTACTTTCTTCTGATATTGTTAG aaGTATAGCACAAAACCCCAACTTGGTCCGACTAAACTTATCTGGATGTTCTGGATTCTCTGCAGATACGGTGGAAGTGTTGTTGAAAAGCTGTCCAAG GTTAAAAGAATTGAATTTAGGCTGGTGTGACTTCACAGCTGAGCATTTGAAGATTGTAGTCAGTCATGTCCCTTCCAAGCTATTGCAGTTGAACCTTAGTGGATATAGGCAGAATCTCCTGATGCCAG ATGTTAAAACATTACTAGAGAGATGCTCTGGTCTAATCCATTTAGATTTAAG TGACAGTGTTATGTTGAAGCCTGAATGCTTTGCCTGCTTCCACCAACTCAAACACCTTGAGCACTTAAGTCTTAGTCGATGCTATCAAATACCTCCCTCTGCTTTACT tgaACTTGGTGAAATTGCTACGCTTAAAACGTTGCAAGTTTTTGGAATAGTGACTGCCAATTCCCTACAGCTCTTAAAGGCAACGCTTCCTAATATAAAGATCAATACCTCCTATTTTTCACCTATCGCAAGGCCCACCATTGGCTGCAAAAAGAACCAAGAGATTTGGGGAATCCAATGCAGACTGAACTTGAGAAATCTGGCTGGGGTTTAA
- the SKP2 gene encoding S-phase kinase-associated protein 2 isoform X2, which translates to MIGQLLPLGVITFRCPRSCIGAPLFKTSRSIAQNPNLVRLNLSGCSGFSADTVEVLLKSCPRLKELNLGWCDFTAEHLKIVVSHVPSKLLQLNLSGYRQNLLMPDVKTLLERCSGLIHLDLSDSVMLKPECFACFHQLKHLEHLSLSRCYQIPPSALLELGEIATLKTLQVFGIVTANSLQLLKATLPNIKINTSYFSPIARPTIGCKKNQEIWGIQCRLNLRNLAGV; encoded by the exons ATGATTGGCCAATTGTTGCCCTTGGGAGTGATCACCTTCCGCTGTCCAAGGTCCTGCATTGGAGCACCTTTGTTTAAAACAAGCAG aaGTATAGCACAAAACCCCAACTTGGTCCGACTAAACTTATCTGGATGTTCTGGATTCTCTGCAGATACGGTGGAAGTGTTGTTGAAAAGCTGTCCAAG GTTAAAAGAATTGAATTTAGGCTGGTGTGACTTCACAGCTGAGCATTTGAAGATTGTAGTCAGTCATGTCCCTTCCAAGCTATTGCAGTTGAACCTTAGTGGATATAGGCAGAATCTCCTGATGCCAG ATGTTAAAACATTACTAGAGAGATGCTCTGGTCTAATCCATTTAGATTTAAG TGACAGTGTTATGTTGAAGCCTGAATGCTTTGCCTGCTTCCACCAACTCAAACACCTTGAGCACTTAAGTCTTAGTCGATGCTATCAAATACCTCCCTCTGCTTTACT tgaACTTGGTGAAATTGCTACGCTTAAAACGTTGCAAGTTTTTGGAATAGTGACTGCCAATTCCCTACAGCTCTTAAAGGCAACGCTTCCTAATATAAAGATCAATACCTCCTATTTTTCACCTATCGCAAGGCCCACCATTGGCTGCAAAAAGAACCAAGAGATTTGGGGAATCCAATGCAGACTGAACTTGAGAAATCTGGCTGGGGTTTAA
- the SKP2 gene encoding S-phase kinase-associated protein 2 isoform X1, translating into MIGQLLPLGVITFRCPRSCIGAPLFKTSRALCVQHLDLSNCTINVIDLVSILGRCQSLQNLSLEGLVLSSDIVRSIAQNPNLVRLNLSGCSGFSADTVEVLLKSCPRLKELNLGWCDFTAEHLKIVVSHVPSKLLQLNLSGYRQNLLMPDVKTLLERCSGLIHLDLSDSVMLKPECFACFHQLKHLEHLSLSRCYQIPPSALLELGEIATLKTLQVFGIVTANSLQLLKATLPNIKINTSYFSPIARPTIGCKKNQEIWGIQCRLNLRNLAGV; encoded by the exons ATGATTGGCCAATTGTTGCCCTTGGGAGTGATCACCTTCCGCTGTCCAAGGTCCTGCATTGGAGCACCTTTGTTTAAAACAAGCAG GGCTCTTTGTGTGCAACATCTGGATTTATCAAATTGTACAATAAATGTTATAGATCTAGTGAGTATCCTTGGCAGATGCCAGAGTCTGCAGAATCTCAGCTTAGAAGGTCTCGTACTTTCTTCTGATATTGTTAG aaGTATAGCACAAAACCCCAACTTGGTCCGACTAAACTTATCTGGATGTTCTGGATTCTCTGCAGATACGGTGGAAGTGTTGTTGAAAAGCTGTCCAAG GTTAAAAGAATTGAATTTAGGCTGGTGTGACTTCACAGCTGAGCATTTGAAGATTGTAGTCAGTCATGTCCCTTCCAAGCTATTGCAGTTGAACCTTAGTGGATATAGGCAGAATCTCCTGATGCCAG ATGTTAAAACATTACTAGAGAGATGCTCTGGTCTAATCCATTTAGATTTAAG TGACAGTGTTATGTTGAAGCCTGAATGCTTTGCCTGCTTCCACCAACTCAAACACCTTGAGCACTTAAGTCTTAGTCGATGCTATCAAATACCTCCCTCTGCTTTACT tgaACTTGGTGAAATTGCTACGCTTAAAACGTTGCAAGTTTTTGGAATAGTGACTGCCAATTCCCTACAGCTCTTAAAGGCAACGCTTCCTAATATAAAGATCAATACCTCCTATTTTTCACCTATCGCAAGGCCCACCATTGGCTGCAAAAAGAACCAAGAGATTTGGGGAATCCAATGCAGACTGAACTTGAGAAATCTGGCTGGGGTTTAA